The Polyodon spathula isolate WHYD16114869_AA chromosome 3, ASM1765450v1, whole genome shotgun sequence genome has a segment encoding these proteins:
- the commd3 gene encoding COMM domain-containing protein 3 — MASNDPEYLLGELKHVDPTLLKHCHVAATTSILEISKHNADKSTLSTFLEECKFDGKRIDIFYSEHQNSHVHKVNQPAYLITLNVEIKGSGSTDDINFSCTMEQLQDLVGKMKDAAKSLEKETRT, encoded by the exons ATGGCGTCCA atGACCCCGAGTATCTGCTGGGCGAGTTAAAACATGTTGACCCTACTTTGTTAAAACATTGCCATGTAGCTGCCACAACCTCAATACTGGAGATTTCAAAACACAATGCAGACAAATCAACACTTAG cacatttcttGAAGAATGTAAATTTGATGGGAAACGAATagacattttttacagtgaacACCAG aaCAGCCATGTTCACAAGGTCAACCAGCCTGCATATCTGATTACCTTGAATGTAGAG ATCAAGGGCTCAGGATCCACAGATGATATTAATTTCAGTTGTACAATGGAGCAACTACAG GACCTGGTGGGGAAGATGAAAGACGCAGCGAAAAGCCTCGAAAAAGAAACTCGGACATAA